One segment of Natronosalvus halobius DNA contains the following:
- a CDS encoding cupin domain-containing protein produces MDDTESAGSNPGSEVAIRRSDDVDYEPVDAADGLAKGVLIAAEHGAPNFAIRRFTLEPGAEVPPHTNAVEHEQYVLEGEYVVGIGDQEYDVEAGDSLLIPAGTVHWYRNETDVEGAFLCAVPNGDDEIELLE; encoded by the coding sequence ATGGACGACACCGAATCCGCCGGATCGAATCCAGGTTCCGAGGTGGCGATTCGCCGTAGCGACGACGTCGACTACGAACCCGTCGACGCCGCGGACGGACTCGCGAAAGGCGTCCTCATCGCGGCCGAACACGGGGCACCGAACTTCGCGATTCGCCGGTTCACCCTCGAGCCAGGTGCCGAGGTTCCACCGCACACGAACGCCGTCGAACACGAACAGTACGTCCTGGAGGGCGAGTACGTCGTCGGAATCGGCGACCAGGAGTACGACGTCGAAGCGGGCGACTCACTCCTGATTCCGGCCGGAACCGTCCACTGGTACCGCAACGAAACCGACGTCGAGGGTGCGTTCCTCTGTGCTGTCCCCAACGGTGACGACGAAATCGAACTGCTCGAGTAA
- a CDS encoding ABC transporter substrate-binding protein has product MTSNRTRRAVLATGTAALAGLAGCVSGTGREEDPESNDGNGTEDGTGSENSNDTDGNGGGDSYSVTMEPVGTLEFDQPPERWATYFSGYADMGVALGVGDGLLSVGNAPRYHTQYYDELEGVSVQKDDLVQLIGEGGIDKEVFYELEADLHLMDPNWLVENGAFNLEQSDVDEISTEIAPFMGNVIFRQTDPWHDYRYYSLYEAFEIVAQIFQREERYEAFASLHDEFIADVQAELPPESERPNALLVWGGEEPEAFSPYRLGEGTSKKQWRDLGIGDALEGTGVDGLSTDDRGQIDYETMLEVDPDVLLVRGHEAKSAEEFEDSVLAFMQDHSMASDLTAVQDERVFRGGPLYQGPIINLFTTERAAVELFPDRFEGDLFDRERVAEIVTDGP; this is encoded by the coding sequence ATGACTTCGAACCGGACGCGACGGGCGGTTCTGGCGACTGGAACGGCGGCACTCGCCGGTCTTGCGGGGTGCGTAAGCGGCACCGGCCGGGAGGAAGATCCCGAATCGAACGACGGAAACGGCACCGAGGACGGGACAGGGAGCGAGAACTCGAACGACACCGATGGAAACGGGGGCGGCGATTCCTACTCGGTCACGATGGAACCCGTCGGTACTCTCGAGTTCGATCAGCCGCCCGAGCGGTGGGCGACGTACTTCTCCGGGTACGCGGACATGGGCGTCGCCCTCGGCGTCGGCGACGGCCTCCTCTCGGTCGGCAACGCGCCCCGGTATCACACCCAGTACTACGACGAACTCGAGGGCGTCTCCGTCCAGAAGGACGACCTCGTCCAGCTAATCGGCGAGGGCGGTATCGACAAGGAGGTGTTCTACGAACTCGAGGCCGACCTCCACCTGATGGATCCAAACTGGCTGGTCGAAAACGGCGCGTTCAACCTCGAACAGTCCGACGTGGACGAGATTTCGACGGAAATCGCGCCGTTCATGGGGAACGTCATCTTCCGCCAGACCGATCCGTGGCACGACTACCGGTACTACTCGCTGTACGAGGCGTTCGAGATCGTCGCCCAGATATTCCAGCGCGAGGAGCGCTACGAGGCGTTCGCGTCGCTCCACGACGAGTTCATCGCGGACGTCCAGGCGGAGCTACCGCCCGAATCCGAGCGGCCGAACGCCCTGCTCGTCTGGGGTGGCGAGGAGCCCGAAGCGTTCTCGCCGTACCGGCTCGGCGAGGGGACGAGCAAGAAACAGTGGCGCGACCTCGGCATCGGGGACGCCCTCGAGGGAACCGGCGTCGATGGATTGAGCACGGACGACCGCGGCCAGATCGACTACGAGACGATGCTCGAGGTCGATCCCGACGTGCTCCTCGTGCGCGGACACGAGGCAAAGTCCGCCGAAGAGTTCGAGGACTCGGTGCTCGCGTTCATGCAAGATCACTCCATGGCGAGCGACCTCACCGCCGTCCAGGACGAGCGCGTCTTCCGCGGCGGTCCGCTCTACCAGGGTCCGATCATCAACCTGTTCACGACGGAGCGCGCCGCAGTGGAACTGTTCCCCGACCGGTTCGAGGGCGACCTGTTCGACCGCGAGCGAGTCGCCGAAATCGTCACCGACGGGCCCTGA
- a CDS encoding FecCD family ABC transporter permease — MGDSSASQKFSARLESYGWIDARLIGVALASVGVVLVSLFVQVSFGVYSMSITEAWYAVLDADVWYDERVLLSFLLGEDLMRTVLFVPESYELPNLARNTTIVWNGRLPRVLAAVLVGSNLAISGAIFQAVTRNELASPYILGVSSGAGLAILLTLVIFSGMAALLPISAAFGGALAFVLVYAIAWKGGTNPVRLVLAGVIVGTVFNSLQTALLLFAQDMATVQTAISWTTGTLTGADWDEVRLVLPWTILTSILALAGARQLNVLLLGERTAGALGMSVERVRFGLSGIAIVAASSSIAAAGIVGFVGLIVPHAVRTLVGSDYKRLIVGCLFVGPALLVAADVGARLGMAVLFGSTNQLPVGILTGLIGGPYFLYLMRRRKHLGDL, encoded by the coding sequence ATGGGCGACTCGAGCGCGTCACAGAAATTTTCCGCGCGACTCGAGAGCTACGGGTGGATAGACGCTCGACTGATCGGGGTCGCGCTCGCGAGCGTGGGGGTCGTGCTCGTCTCGCTGTTCGTCCAGGTGAGCTTCGGCGTGTACTCGATGTCCATTACGGAAGCGTGGTACGCCGTCCTGGATGCCGACGTCTGGTACGACGAGCGGGTCTTGCTGTCGTTTCTCCTCGGCGAGGACCTGATGCGGACCGTGCTGTTCGTTCCCGAGAGTTACGAACTCCCCAACCTGGCGCGGAACACGACGATCGTCTGGAACGGCCGCTTGCCGCGGGTCCTCGCCGCGGTCCTGGTCGGCTCGAACCTCGCGATTTCCGGGGCGATCTTCCAGGCGGTGACCCGAAACGAACTCGCGAGTCCGTACATCCTCGGGGTCTCCTCGGGCGCCGGGCTGGCGATCTTGCTCACGCTCGTGATCTTCTCGGGAATGGCCGCGTTGCTTCCGATTAGCGCGGCTTTCGGCGGTGCGCTCGCGTTCGTCCTCGTCTACGCCATCGCCTGGAAGGGCGGAACCAACCCCGTTCGACTCGTCCTCGCTGGCGTCATCGTCGGCACCGTCTTCAACTCCCTCCAGACGGCCCTCCTCCTGTTCGCCCAGGACATGGCAACCGTACAGACGGCGATCTCCTGGACGACCGGGACGCTCACCGGCGCGGACTGGGACGAGGTCCGTCTCGTCCTCCCCTGGACGATCCTCACCTCGATCCTCGCCCTGGCGGGCGCGAGACAGTTGAACGTCCTCCTGCTGGGAGAACGAACCGCTGGCGCGCTCGGGATGTCCGTCGAGCGCGTCCGGTTCGGCCTCTCGGGAATCGCGATCGTGGCAGCGTCGTCGTCGATCGCCGCGGCGGGCATCGTCGGGTTCGTCGGACTCATTGTCCCTCACGCCGTACGAACGCTCGTGGGCTCGGATTACAAGCGCCTCATCGTGGGCTGTCTGTTCGTCGGCCCGGCACTGCTGGTCGCCGCAGATGTGGGTGCGCGATTGGGCATGGCCGTCCTCTTCGGCAGCACGAACCAGCTTCCGGTCGGTATCTTGACCGGCCTGATCGGCGGGCCGTACTTCCTGTATCTGATGCGTAGACGCAAGCACCTGGGTGATCTCTAG
- a CDS encoding ABC transporter ATP-binding protein has product MTSSPESTSTTDNIDSKSDAAGSSGSSVPDATQAPSDTVRPARTGSELVGTELEIGYPDTDEPVVECERIDLPAGEVTALVGPNGSGKSTLLKSLARQLAPDRGAVLLDGDDTDEFGKKAFARQVGLLSQEHDSPGSITVEELVYHGRYPYRGFFDAVDEADAEAVDRAIDLAGVDHLREADVGSLSGGQKQLVWIAMSLAQETDVLLLDEPTTYLDLHHQLRVLEVVDALTTERDVTVGVVLHDIGQAARYADNLVALKDGSVYDWGPPGEVVTDDLLEEVFGVVATVGYGEEGPIIQPHHPVDR; this is encoded by the coding sequence CTGACCTCGAGCCCCGAATCCACCTCGACGACCGACAATATCGACTCGAAATCGGACGCCGCGGGTTCGAGCGGCTCGAGCGTCCCCGACGCGACACAGGCGCCCTCGGACACTGTCCGACCTGCGCGAACGGGAAGCGAACTCGTCGGCACAGAACTCGAGATCGGCTACCCCGACACCGACGAACCGGTCGTCGAGTGCGAACGGATCGACCTCCCCGCAGGCGAGGTGACGGCACTGGTCGGCCCGAACGGGAGCGGGAAATCGACGCTCCTGAAGTCGCTCGCCCGCCAGCTGGCACCCGACCGGGGCGCCGTCCTCCTGGACGGGGACGACACCGACGAGTTCGGGAAGAAGGCGTTCGCCCGGCAGGTCGGCCTCCTCTCTCAGGAACACGACTCGCCGGGGAGCATCACCGTCGAGGAACTGGTCTATCACGGCCGCTATCCCTACCGCGGGTTCTTCGACGCGGTCGACGAAGCGGACGCGGAAGCCGTCGACCGCGCCATCGACCTGGCGGGCGTCGACCACCTCCGCGAGGCAGACGTCGGAAGCCTCAGCGGCGGCCAGAAGCAACTGGTCTGGATCGCGATGAGCCTGGCCCAGGAGACCGACGTCCTCTTGCTCGACGAACCGACGACCTACCTCGACTTGCACCACCAGCTTCGGGTGCTCGAGGTCGTCGACGCGCTGACGACCGAACGCGACGTGACGGTCGGCGTCGTCCTGCACGACATCGGCCAGGCGGCCCGCTACGCGGACAATCTGGTGGCGCTCAAAGACGGTAGCGTCTACGACTGGGGGCCGCCGGGCGAGGTGGTCACGGACGATCTGCTCGAGGAGGTCTTCGGCGTGGTCGCGACGGTCGGCTACGGCGAAGAGGGCCCGATCATCCAGCCTCACCATCCGGTCGACCGATGA
- a CDS encoding DUF7345 domain-containing protein: MNRRVGAIVLVVLLCFSVVGPTAGVFGTAVAGATQPESNAFQQDQIDADEVRMDVAIQSNGTAEWTLEFWIRLDDDESEAAFESLRQDIRDNPDNYTQSFADRMTETAATASESTGREMAVDGFDVETQRQSLAREYGVVRYTFDWHGFAAVEDGEIRVGDAIEGIYLDEGTRLLVEWPEGYERTAVAPDPDDERDRAVIWRGGETDFVSGEPRVVLAAGGGPSTTTVVAAALAVVALAAGGAWWYRNRDQPAGQDGGSGDTVTHSGVQAASRVDETGADLDDSGDEPGTRDGPASEPPADRSTSPPDQSASSADQPPSSAEQSASPIAGTPDVELLSNEEQVIRLLESRGGRMKQQSVVEELDWTDAKTSKVVTGLREEGKLESFRLGRENVLSLPEVEGPGGADSGSDGSPTAGGDGDDGGDGGAGDDGGDGRP; the protein is encoded by the coding sequence ATGAATCGTCGCGTCGGCGCAATTGTCCTGGTGGTCTTGCTCTGTTTTTCCGTCGTCGGACCGACAGCCGGCGTATTCGGGACGGCCGTGGCCGGAGCGACGCAACCCGAATCGAACGCGTTCCAGCAGGACCAGATCGACGCCGACGAGGTCCGGATGGACGTCGCTATTCAGTCCAACGGGACCGCCGAGTGGACGCTCGAGTTCTGGATTCGGCTCGACGACGACGAGAGCGAGGCGGCGTTCGAATCGTTGCGCCAGGACATCCGCGATAATCCCGACAATTACACACAATCGTTCGCCGACCGGATGACCGAGACGGCCGCGACGGCGAGTGAATCGACGGGTCGGGAGATGGCCGTCGACGGGTTCGATGTGGAGACCCAGCGGCAGTCGCTCGCGCGCGAGTACGGTGTCGTCAGGTACACGTTCGACTGGCACGGCTTCGCTGCCGTCGAAGACGGCGAGATCCGCGTCGGCGACGCCATCGAAGGGATCTATCTCGACGAGGGGACGAGACTGCTCGTCGAGTGGCCGGAGGGCTACGAACGCACCGCGGTCGCACCCGATCCCGACGACGAACGCGATCGCGCGGTGATCTGGCGCGGCGGCGAGACCGATTTCGTCTCCGGGGAGCCTCGAGTGGTCCTCGCCGCCGGTGGGGGCCCGAGCACGACGACCGTGGTTGCTGCTGCGCTCGCCGTCGTCGCACTCGCCGCCGGTGGGGCCTGGTGGTATCGAAATCGCGATCAGCCAGCCGGCCAGGACGGCGGCAGTGGGGATACGGTCACCCACTCCGGTGTACAAGCAGCGTCTCGAGTCGACGAAACCGGCGCCGATCTCGACGACTCCGGGGACGAACCGGGAACTCGAGACGGACCAGCGTCTGAACCGCCGGCCGATCGGTCGACGTCGCCGCCTGATCAGTCGGCGTCATCGGCCGATCAGCCACCGTCGTCGGCCGAACAATCGGCGTCGCCCATCGCCGGGACTCCTGACGTGGAACTTCTGAGCAACGAAGAGCAGGTCATCCGTCTCCTCGAGTCCCGTGGCGGCCGGATGAAACAGCAATCGGTCGTCGAGGAGCTCGACTGGACGGACGCGAAAACCAGTAAAGTCGTCACCGGCCTCCGCGAGGAGGGCAAACTCGAGTCGTTCCGACTGGGTCGGGAAAACGTGCTCTCGCTTCCGGAGGTGGAGGGCCCGGGAGGGGCGGATTCTGGGAGCGACGGCTCGCCGACAGCCGGCGGTGATGGAGATGACGGAGGTGATGGAGGTGCCGGAGATGACGGAGGTGATGGACGACCGTGA